The DNA segment AAGACACTGAGTGGTCTAATTTTGGTCCACACTCTCATCTTTAACCAGCCAGTGTggcaaaggaatgaagtattaTGATGGTAGGTCTGGGCCACGTGCCTACACTACGGGGTATCCTCACTGTGGTCCAATGGAGGGAAGGAGAGCTGTTCCTCAAATGAATTGAGACTGTTTCCATAAAGAGGGCACAAAAACAAGAGATGTCTTCTACATTCAGTCCTCCTATTTACAAAATGTAGAAAGTCATTTCTAGTCCCCAGGGTGATTATAAAGTTTAAATGCTATAAAGGGGTCAAAGCACTCATAAACTGCTATGTACAACACATACTAATCactgtatttcttctttcatctggTCTTCCTCTGGGTAACATGTAGGCAATGGGGTtatcatgttctttttttctgctaaCCTCAGGTCTACTACTCAACAGGATATTCTTCAAGGAAAATGAACCCCACACTAGGCCTGGCCATTTTTCTGGCTGTTCTCCTCACCGTGAAAGGTCTTCTAAAGCCGAGCTTCTCACCAACGAATTATAAAGCTTTGAGCCAGGCCCAAGGGTGGAAGCAAAGGACGGCACCCAAAGAGCTTGCAAGGCAGAACATGGACTTTGGCTTTAAGCTGCTCAAGAAGCTGACCTTTAACAACCCTGGCAGGAACATCTTCCTATCCCCCTTGAGCATCTCTACAGCTTTCTCCATGCTGTGCCTGGGTGCCCAGGACAGCACCCTGGACGAGATCAAGCAGGGGTTCAACTTCAGAAAGATGCCAGAAAAAGAGCTTCATGAGGGCTTCCATTACATCATCCACGAGCTGGTCCAGAAGACCCAGGACCTCAAATTGAGCATCGGGAACATGCTGTTCATTGACCATAGGCTGCAGCCACAGCGTAAGTTTTTGGAAGATGCCAAGAACTTTTACAGTGCCGAAACCATCCTTACCGACTTTCAGAATTTGGAAGTGACTCAGAAGCAGATCAATGACTTTATCAGTTATAAAACCCATGGGAAAATTAACAACCTGATCGAGAATATAGACCCTGGCACTGTGATGCTTCttgcaaattatattttctttcgaGGTAAGGCTTTTGGCATATTGGTGTGGAAAGAATAGGATGACCACTAGACTTGGGTTAAAAACCTGAGTTAGCCACTTgtttgctctgtgaccttgaattCATATGTGATTTACCTCTCAGAACCTCACTTTTCCTACTGTAAAACGGGTACCATGATACATAACTCATCATACAATTATTGAGATTTAAAGTGAAAATGTATGTGAAATGAGCTTTATGAAGTCTATCATTTTCATAATTGGTGATTATCATAACACAACATTGGTTATAGAGATTGGAATGACATTTTGTTCCCATCTcttagatgagaaaaaaaaaattcagagagagAGTAACTAACTTACTCCAA comes from the Symphalangus syndactylus isolate Jambi chromosome 8, NHGRI_mSymSyn1-v2.1_pri, whole genome shotgun sequence genome and includes:
- the SERPINA12 gene encoding serpin A12 — encoded protein: MNPTLGLAIFLAVLLTVKGLLKPSFSPTNYKALSQAQGWKQRTAPKELARQNMDFGFKLLKKLTFNNPGRNIFLSPLSISTAFSMLCLGAQDSTLDEIKQGFNFRKMPEKELHEGFHYIIHELVQKTQDLKLSIGNMLFIDHRLQPQRKFLEDAKNFYSAETILTDFQNLEVTQKQINDFISYKTHGKINNLIENIDPGTVMLLANYIFFRARWKHEFDPNVTKEEDFFLEKNSSVKVPMMFRSGMYQVGYDDKLSCTILEIPYQKNITAVFILPDEGKLTHLEKGLQVDTFSRWKTLLSRRVVDVSVPRLHMTGTFDLKKTLSYIGVSKIFEEHGDLTKIIPYRSLKVSEAVHKAELKMDERGTEGAAGTGAQTLPMQTPLVVKIDKPYLLLIYSEKIPSVLFLGKIVNPVGK